From Paenibacillus sp. GP183, one genomic window encodes:
- a CDS encoding LysE family translocator, with translation MVSFGTLLAFSLVSLGMVCSPGPNMIYLISRSITQGRLAGIISLLGVMLGFLVYIFATMFGLTVLFTAVPFLFETVKLAGAAYLLWLAWNAIKPGAASILSPRILSIDPPKKLFLMGFMTNLLNPKIAILYVSLLPQFEDPSRGSLFIQSASLGLIQITVSFTVNLLIVLAASRVAAWFGTRPTWLRVQR, from the coding sequence ATGGTGAGTTTCGGTACTTTGTTAGCTTTTTCATTAGTTTCGCTTGGTATGGTTTGTTCTCCTGGTCCTAACATGATATACCTAATTTCTCGTTCTATAACGCAAGGGCGTTTGGCTGGGATTATCTCTCTTCTTGGCGTCATGCTTGGCTTTCTTGTTTACATTTTTGCAACAATGTTCGGGCTTACAGTACTTTTTACTGCGGTTCCATTTCTATTCGAAACTGTCAAGCTCGCAGGTGCTGCCTACTTACTCTGGCTTGCTTGGAATGCCATCAAGCCCGGGGCTGCATCTATTCTATCGCCTCGAATTCTTTCTATTGACCCGCCAAAGAAGTTATTTCTGATGGGGTTCATGACTAACCTGCTTAATCCCAAAATTGCTATCCTGTATGTGTCACTACTGCCACAGTTTGAAGACCCCTCGCGGGGTTCTTTGTTTATTCAAAGCGCGTCTTTGGGTCTAATTCAAATAACCGTTAGTTTTACGGTCAACCTCTTGATTGTTCTTGCAGCGAGTAGGGTTGCTGCTTGGTTTGGCACGCGACCTACATGGTTACGGGTACAGCGTTAG